A single region of the Rhizobium sp. NLR16a genome encodes:
- a CDS encoding IS110 family transposase, producing the protein MTDITIGADISKDHIDLHRLPDGQTLNVTNDRKGFAAILKWIGPKGAGRIVYEPTGPYHKAFERFMAMQGLQLCKVNPRVARRFAEATGRLAKTDRIDAALLARFGALLEPRILQANTQIHNDLKELHMARLALIKDRTAAKNRAKNLSNPLLKRHNTHRLRQIERQIKAVDEAIMALIAEDATLKARLEILISIPGVSRVTAFTLLIEMPELGELDEKAAAALSGLAPISRQSGRWTGRAFIAGGRAIVRQALYMPALVACRFNPELSAKYDLLIKAGKPPKVAITAIMRKIILLANALLRKNQKWTPKAA; encoded by the coding sequence ATGACGGATATTACCATCGGCGCGGACATCTCGAAAGACCATATCGACTTGCACCGCCTGCCGGACGGCCAAACGCTGAATGTTACCAATGACCGCAAGGGCTTTGCTGCCATTCTCAAATGGATCGGCCCAAAGGGCGCGGGGCGCATTGTCTATGAGCCAACCGGCCCCTATCACAAGGCCTTCGAGCGCTTCATGGCGATGCAGGGATTGCAGCTCTGCAAGGTCAATCCCCGCGTTGCCCGGCGCTTTGCAGAGGCCACCGGCCGGCTTGCGAAGACAGACAGGATCGATGCCGCACTGTTGGCCCGCTTCGGCGCGCTTCTTGAACCGCGCATCCTGCAAGCCAACACGCAAATCCACAATGATCTGAAAGAGTTGCATATGGCGCGGCTGGCCCTCATCAAGGACAGGACCGCCGCGAAGAACAGGGCGAAGAACCTGTCCAATCCACTGTTGAAGAGACATAACACCCACCGGCTCAGGCAGATCGAGCGCCAGATCAAGGCCGTGGACGAGGCCATCATGGCGCTCATTGCCGAAGACGCGACCCTGAAGGCCAGGCTCGAGATTCTCATCTCGATCCCTGGCGTGTCGCGGGTCACGGCCTTTACGCTGCTCATCGAGATGCCCGAACTGGGGGAACTTGACGAGAAGGCCGCAGCCGCGCTCTCGGGACTGGCGCCGATCTCCCGTCAGTCCGGACGATGGACCGGACGCGCTTTCATTGCCGGCGGAAGGGCCATCGTCCGGCAAGCACTCTACATGCCGGCCCTCGTTGCATGCCGCTTCAACCCGGAACTCAGCGCCAAATACGACCTCCTCATCAAAGCCGGCAAGCCGCCGAAGGTCGCCATCACAGCCATCATGCGAAAGATCATCCTGCTGGCAAACGCACTCCTGCGGAAAAACCAAAAATGGACACCAAAAGCCGCTTGA